A single genomic interval of Nostoc commune NIES-4072 harbors:
- a CDS encoding Uma2 family endonuclease, whose protein sequence is MLVSKHNDVVPVPEICSLEDFMANPPEGMEWVDEQLVEKTGMTLKHSEIQFNIGFYWRSYINSIQQGGKVYTEVPCRTYKQGRRPDVAYLTPQLVAEFGDVPTLPQSFPLIAEIVSPTDLAEELFLKAQEYLQSGCEEIWLVFPESQLVFVMTDNQVLGFKAGDVVSTQKVLLGFSVTINELLT, encoded by the coding sequence ATGTTAGTTTCCAAACACAACGATGTTGTACCCGTCCCCGAAATCTGCTCATTAGAAGACTTCATGGCAAATCCTCCAGAGGGAATGGAGTGGGTAGACGAGCAACTAGTAGAAAAAACAGGGATGACATTAAAACACAGCGAAATTCAGTTTAATATTGGTTTTTATTGGAGAAGTTATATCAACTCCATTCAACAAGGTGGGAAAGTTTATACTGAAGTACCTTGTCGCACATATAAACAGGGTCGCCGTCCTGACGTAGCTTATCTGACACCTCAGTTGGTAGCTGAGTTTGGTGATGTTCCCACTTTGCCACAGAGTTTCCCATTAATTGCTGAAATAGTTTCACCCACCGATTTAGCTGAAGAATTATTTCTCAAAGCACAGGAGTATTTGCAGTCTGGTTGCGAGGAAATTTGGCTAGTATTTCCTGAAAGTCAGTTAGTTTTTGTAATGACTGATAATCAGGTTTTGGGGTTTAAAGCTGGTGATGTGGTTAGTACTCAAAAAGTATTACTGGGTTTTAGTGTAACTATAAACGAATTGTTGACTTGA
- the dusB gene encoding tRNA dihydrouridine synthase DusB produces MISLSPILQARLSQPLKIGSFEVKSRVLQSPLSGVTDMVFRRIVRRYAPDSMMYTEMVNATGLHYVKQLPKIMEVDPNERPISVQLFDCRPDFLAEAAIKAVAEGADSVDINMGCPVNKITKNGGGSSLLRQPEVAEAIVREVVKAVDVPVTVKTRIGWNDNEITILDFAKRMEDAGAKMITVHGRTRAQGYNGNARWEWIARVKEVLSIPVIGNGDIFSVEAAVKCLEQTGADGVMCSRGTLGYPFLVGEIDHFLKTGEILPSPTPIQRLECARDHLQALWEYKGDRGVRQARKHMTWYAKGFVGAAELRGQLSLVEKVDQGLAMIDQAIEKLANGYELEEETQSSLVML; encoded by the coding sequence ATGATTTCGCTCTCTCCCATTCTCCAAGCTAGACTTTCCCAACCACTCAAAATTGGCTCCTTTGAGGTAAAAAGTCGGGTTCTCCAGTCGCCCTTATCTGGGGTGACAGATATGGTGTTTCGCCGGATTGTGCGTCGCTATGCACCAGATTCGATGATGTATACCGAAATGGTGAATGCTACCGGGTTGCATTATGTCAAGCAGTTACCCAAAATCATGGAGGTAGACCCAAATGAGCGCCCAATTAGTGTTCAACTATTTGATTGTCGTCCAGATTTTCTAGCAGAAGCAGCCATAAAAGCAGTTGCCGAAGGTGCTGATAGTGTAGATATTAATATGGGTTGTCCGGTAAATAAAATCACTAAAAATGGTGGTGGTTCTTCGTTGTTGCGGCAACCAGAAGTAGCAGAGGCAATTGTGCGGGAAGTGGTAAAAGCTGTTGATGTACCTGTGACAGTAAAAACCCGTATTGGCTGGAATGACAACGAAATTACTATTCTCGACTTTGCCAAGCGGATGGAAGATGCTGGGGCGAAAATGATCACAGTCCACGGACGCACCCGCGCCCAAGGATACAATGGCAATGCCCGTTGGGAATGGATTGCGCGTGTGAAAGAAGTGCTTTCTATCCCAGTCATTGGGAATGGAGATATTTTTTCGGTTGAAGCGGCGGTGAAATGTTTAGAACAAACTGGCGCTGATGGTGTGATGTGTTCCCGTGGGACTTTGGGTTATCCCTTTTTGGTGGGAGAAATTGATCACTTCCTAAAAACTGGAGAGATATTACCATCACCAACCCCGATTCAACGCTTGGAATGTGCAAGAGATCATTTACAAGCCTTATGGGAATATAAAGGCGATCGCGGTGTACGTCAAGCCCGTAAGCACATGACTTGGTATGCGAAAGGTTTCGTTGGTGCTGCCGAACTCCGAGGACAGCTAAGTTTAGTTGAAAAAGTAGATCAGGGTTTAGCAATGATTGACCAAGCAATTGAAAAATTAGCTAATGGTTATGAACTTGAAGAAGAAACACAAAGTAGTTTGGTAATGCTTTAA
- a CDS encoding acyl-CoA desaturase: MTANFGAIAPERGKSPQLSWTNVVFFATFHALALLSPWFFSWSALGLLVFLHWLFGSIGICLGYHRLLSHRSFQVPKWLEYAIALIGALALQGGPIFWVGGHRQHHAHTEDINLDPYSAQRGFWWSHILWIFYPRPEFFDYDTYKKYAPDLARQPYYCWLDRYFLLLQIPFALLLYVLGGWPFVFYGVFLRCVLLWHSTWFVNSASHLWGYRTFDANDGARNLWWVSIVTYGEGWHNNHHTYPHMAKSGFSWWEIDVTWWSILVLQTLGLAKKVVSRPPQGATHG, encoded by the coding sequence ATGACCGCAAATTTTGGGGCGATCGCCCCTGAGAGAGGCAAGTCACCTCAACTCAGTTGGACGAATGTGGTATTTTTTGCTACATTTCATGCTTTAGCACTTCTGTCTCCTTGGTTTTTCTCCTGGTCAGCATTAGGTTTGCTAGTGTTTCTGCACTGGTTATTCGGGAGCATTGGTATTTGTTTGGGATATCACCGACTACTGAGCCATCGGAGTTTCCAAGTTCCTAAGTGGTTAGAGTATGCGATCGCCCTTATTGGAGCGTTGGCTTTGCAAGGTGGGCCAATTTTTTGGGTAGGTGGACACCGCCAGCATCACGCCCACACAGAAGACATTAATTTAGACCCCTACTCTGCTCAAAGAGGCTTTTGGTGGAGCCATATACTATGGATTTTCTACCCACGCCCAGAATTTTTTGACTATGACACCTATAAAAAATATGCTCCTGATCTAGCAAGACAACCCTATTATTGCTGGTTAGATCGCTACTTCTTGCTATTGCAAATACCCTTCGCGCTGCTGCTTTATGTATTAGGAGGATGGCCTTTCGTATTCTACGGAGTGTTTCTTAGATGTGTCTTGCTTTGGCACTCAACCTGGTTTGTGAACTCAGCATCACACCTATGGGGTTATCGCACCTTTGATGCCAATGATGGCGCTCGTAATCTTTGGTGGGTATCCATCGTCACTTATGGAGAAGGATGGCACAACAACCATCATACTTATCCCCACATGGCAAAATCTGGATTTTCTTGGTGGGAGATTGATGTTACTTGGTGGAGCATCCTAGTTTTGCAGACTTTGGGTTTAGCTAAAAAAGTTGTTTCGCGTCCTCCTCAAGGTGCAACTCACGGCTAA
- a CDS encoding TetR family transcriptional regulator has protein sequence MSSHLISTRQRLIQAALELFSAQGVSATTTRQIAEKAEVNEVTLFRNFGNKHGLLLAVLEESAAFKDLGESLVRRATPPGNVYQALKDYASDSLHALERVPEFVRSVVGEADQFPAENRRALGRGVTEANRYVAQYLATVIQQGHLNTYLPAEKLASLLNGMILGYAVIEFTSEFHELWEDRDDFLENLVELFLHGAMSSSTESAINSLQGGFITTEVADLPASLVHEILQQARKWGVRDYALAYVLFGAGLSATEIIGLERSHQIYDTQGHFLQITIPGFVRQVPVNQWILGKRYGSFTNNPLIKWLKSRKDTQTAMFLNETGKPLSELELQTRWQIWSDGLLTPQGQTPAVAQAQQTWRVEMLMRGISLENLIILTGCDRAQLQPYVRRAKEKAALEQATRLDHKPG, from the coding sequence ATGTCGTCTCACCTTATTTCTACTCGTCAACGCCTGATCCAAGCTGCACTTGAGTTGTTTTCTGCTCAGGGAGTTAGCGCTACCACAACCCGCCAAATTGCTGAAAAAGCCGAAGTCAACGAAGTGACTTTATTTCGGAATTTTGGCAATAAGCATGGACTGCTTTTGGCTGTGCTGGAAGAGTCCGCAGCTTTCAAGGATTTAGGTGAATCGCTGGTGCGGCGGGCAACGCCTCCCGGCAATGTCTATCAAGCTCTTAAAGATTATGCAAGTGATAGCTTACATGCATTAGAAAGAGTGCCAGAGTTCGTCCGGTCTGTGGTAGGTGAAGCCGACCAATTCCCGGCAGAAAATCGCCGCGCACTAGGCAGGGGAGTCACAGAAGCAAACCGCTATGTAGCACAGTATTTAGCTACTGTAATCCAGCAAGGACACCTAAATACTTATTTACCGGCAGAAAAATTAGCCAGTTTGCTGAATGGGATGATTTTGGGATATGCCGTAATTGAGTTTACCAGCGAATTTCACGAACTTTGGGAGGATCGCGATGATTTTCTGGAAAATTTGGTGGAGTTGTTTTTACATGGAGCGATGTCATCTTCAACAGAATCAGCCATAAACTCTTTACAAGGCGGGTTCATTACCACAGAAGTAGCTGATTTGCCTGCTAGTTTAGTTCACGAAATTCTGCAACAAGCCAGAAAATGGGGAGTACGAGATTATGCCTTGGCTTATGTGTTATTTGGGGCTGGGTTATCCGCTACAGAAATAATTGGCTTAGAGCGATCGCACCAAATATATGATACTCAAGGGCACTTCCTGCAAATCACAATTCCAGGATTTGTCCGTCAAGTACCTGTGAATCAATGGATTTTGGGCAAACGCTACGGTTCTTTTACTAATAATCCTTTAATCAAATGGCTGAAAAGTCGTAAAGATACTCAAACAGCCATGTTTTTGAATGAAACAGGCAAACCGCTTTCAGAATTAGAGCTTCAGACACGTTGGCAAATATGGAGTGATGGACTCTTAACTCCCCAAGGACAAACGCCAGCCGTAGCACAAGCACAACAAACCTGGCGTGTAGAAATGTTAATGCGGGGGATCAGCTTGGAAAACTTGATTATTTTAACAGGTTGCGATCGCGCCCAATTACAACCCTATGTCCGCCGAGCCAAAGAAAAAGCCGCCCTAGAGCAGGCAACCCGATTGGATCATAAGCCAGGATAG
- a CDS encoding Txe/YoeB family addiction module toxin, giving the protein MGSTRLGLTHTLRILGALGVLAVREIKLFSNFCLSPKDKKIHRKIITLINDIVRQPFTGLGKPEPLKHELSGYWSRRITDEHRLVYEVTETEIIILSCRFHYDD; this is encoded by the coding sequence GTGGGCAGCACAAGATTAGGACTTACGCACACTCTACGAATTCTCGGCGCTCTTGGCGTCTTGGCGGTTCGAGAAATTAAGCTTTTTAGCAATTTTTGCCTAAGTCCTAAAGATAAGAAAATTCATCGCAAGATCATCACCCTGATTAACGATATTGTTCGTCAACCATTTACTGGACTTGGCAAACCTGAACCTCTAAAGCATGAACTGAGCGGATATTGGTCACGACGAATTACGGATGAGCATCGTTTAGTGTATGAAGTGACTGAAACTGAAATCATCATTTTGAGTTGTCGATTTCACTATGATGACTGA
- a CDS encoding macrolide 2'-phosphotransferase, which produces MTKSVTEDYQIRTIFSIAEKNGFILDADNLNINKSGMDFITTFAIAKEDNTKWVLRFPRRLDVLERMYYEREVLELVKSQVDVSVPIWKIVSDELVAYPLLKGIPAGTIDPDIGDYVWYIDPKSPPAVYISSVAKTLAQLHRTRLEVVKQFSIRVKTVDQVRQSMAENMEKTRELLGVSDTRWARWQDWIANDALWPGHSALIHGDFHPGHTLVDKDGNLMGLIDWTEAAVSDPAKDFVCFYAAFGEQVLLDVLKHYQTAGGIVWSYMKEHIIELWNANPVEYALFALLTGKEEHIAGARASLAWSG; this is translated from the coding sequence ATGACTAAATCTGTTACTGAAGACTACCAAATCAGGACAATATTCAGCATCGCCGAGAAAAATGGCTTCATTTTGGACGCAGACAACTTAAATATTAACAAATCGGGAATGGACTTTATTACTACGTTTGCTATTGCCAAAGAGGATAATACCAAATGGGTATTGCGATTTCCCAGAAGACTTGATGTTCTTGAGCGTATGTATTATGAAAGAGAAGTTCTTGAACTGGTTAAAAGCCAAGTCGATGTGAGCGTTCCCATCTGGAAAATTGTTTCGGATGAACTGGTTGCCTATCCGCTATTAAAGGGAATTCCTGCCGGAACCATAGATCCAGATATCGGTGATTATGTATGGTACATTGATCCGAAGTCCCCGCCTGCTGTATACATTTCTTCTGTGGCAAAAACACTGGCGCAACTCCACAGAACACGCCTTGAGGTAGTGAAACAATTCAGTATCCGAGTTAAAACAGTTGATCAAGTGCGGCAATCTATGGCAGAGAATATGGAGAAGACCAGAGAACTGCTTGGTGTTTCTGATACACGCTGGGCACGTTGGCAGGACTGGATTGCCAATGATGCCTTGTGGCCTGGGCATTCGGCTTTGATTCACGGAGACTTTCACCCTGGTCATACGCTTGTGGACAAAGACGGAAATTTGATGGGACTAATCGATTGGACAGAAGCCGCAGTAAGCGATCCCGCCAAGGATTTCGTCTGTTTCTATGCCGCCTTCGGTGAGCAAGTTCTCCTGGATGTGCTTAAGCATTACCAAACTGCTGGTGGGATCGTATGGTCTTATATGAAGGAACACATCATAGAACTCTGGAATGCTAATCCCGTGGAATACGCCTTATTCGCTTTGCTAACTGGAAAGGAAGAACATATAGCCGGGGCTAGAGCCTCTTTAGCTTGGAGTGGATGA
- a CDS encoding putative toxin-antitoxin system toxin component, PIN family has product MLRVVIDTNIWIRILLKGRVTLPILAAFNEDKFQLVMSQPLMEELHLVWNRPRLRERIDSSQAIRLEQQLQYRALWVELKTVPPNCRDPKDLPVLATAIDGKAEIIVSGDDDLRADDDLRAVMASYGIQLLGVHSFLKYLDEGDG; this is encoded by the coding sequence ATGTTGCGAGTGGTCATCGACACCAACATTTGGATTCGTATTTTGCTGAAAGGGCGAGTTACATTGCCGATTTTGGCAGCATTTAATGAGGATAAATTCCAGTTGGTAATGAGTCAACCCCTCATGGAAGAACTCCATCTTGTTTGGAATCGCCCCCGTTTAAGAGAGCGGATTGACTCTAGTCAGGCGATTCGCCTAGAACAACAGTTGCAGTACCGCGCCTTATGGGTTGAGTTGAAAACTGTTCCGCCTAATTGTCGAGATCCCAAAGATTTACCTGTGTTGGCTACAGCGATTGATGGCAAAGCGGAGATTATCGTATCTGGGGATGATGACTTGCGGGCTGATGATGACTTGAGAGCGGTAATGGCAAGCTATGGCATTCAGTTATTGGGTGTTCATTCTTTCCTGAAATATCTAGATGAAGGTGATGGATAA
- a CDS encoding DUF1565 domain-containing protein: protein MIHHHVFPKYHRVDIMLAKLKFLKSARLLFFSLSVLSFTVGMGAAFLGSALAELAGGIAQMPLTPVSAPLVEKTNSQNVLFVNPNSGDDTGNGSESAPVKTITQALRLAKANTVIMLSTGTYSAETGEEFPLILKPGVSIQGNPSNQGKDIVIQGGGDYLSRSFGGQNIAIVGANQTLLTGVTVTNPNRRGYGLWVESSNPVIAENTFTGSTQDGISVCGNAAPTISKNSFDRNGANGITIAGNSSPQVKENIFHETGFGINIAQNATPVVIGNQIQNNRSGIVVQANARPILRNNIIQDNKEDGLVAIAQAMPDLGNASEPGGNQFQNNARYDINASAAKQVISAAGNNLVSSRITGKVDMNGTTALATQNPQPAVNNVLREIPPSGEITFSAPEISETTNRQTNNSISANNPVPTKLNSQLLPSLPANVPLSTPISNQQQPTSIAGFPTPSSLSAKQIPANTQVATPSPAQPPDTPQLNYVRIEPKTIEFTAPEYPSNSVAQQPLPTQETSAPGASALLPLPDRNIPIANSRNIQTSSASIPYRGNSAKQFGVRYRVVVPLATNKDQDLVRFLAPGAFPTVWQGQKVMQAGVFSSEYNAKEMLKTLYTNGLRAIMEPLN from the coding sequence ATGATTCACCATCATGTGTTTCCTAAGTACCATAGGGTAGATATTATGCTTGCGAAGCTTAAGTTTCTGAAATCAGCAAGGCTTTTATTTTTTAGTTTATCAGTATTATCTTTTACCGTAGGCATGGGAGCGGCGTTCCTGGGTAGCGCGTTAGCGGAGCTCGCCGGAGGCATCGCTCAGATGCCATTGACACCAGTTTCAGCACCTCTGGTTGAGAAAACAAATTCTCAGAACGTGCTGTTTGTCAACCCCAATAGTGGAGATGACACAGGCAATGGCAGCGAATCCGCTCCTGTGAAAACCATTACCCAAGCTTTACGATTAGCTAAGGCGAATACTGTAATTATGCTCTCCACGGGCACTTATAGCGCCGAAACAGGAGAAGAATTTCCCTTAATATTGAAACCTGGTGTTTCAATTCAAGGCAACCCTAGCAATCAAGGAAAAGATATTGTAATTCAGGGAGGTGGTGATTACCTGAGCCGAAGCTTTGGCGGCCAAAATATCGCAATTGTTGGAGCAAACCAAACCTTACTTACCGGGGTGACTGTAACAAACCCAAACCGCCGTGGTTACGGTTTATGGGTTGAATCAAGTAATCCGGTAATCGCAGAAAATACATTTACTGGTAGTACCCAAGATGGTATTTCTGTCTGTGGTAATGCTGCACCTACTATTAGTAAAAATTCTTTTGATCGCAATGGAGCCAATGGCATCACTATTGCTGGTAACTCCAGTCCGCAAGTGAAGGAAAATATCTTTCACGAAACGGGTTTTGGCATCAATATTGCCCAAAATGCCACTCCTGTAGTCATAGGGAATCAAATTCAAAACAATAGATCGGGAATTGTGGTGCAAGCAAATGCCCGCCCGATTTTACGGAATAATATTATTCAAGATAATAAAGAAGATGGTTTAGTTGCGATCGCTCAAGCAATGCCAGATTTAGGCAACGCATCCGAACCTGGGGGTAATCAATTTCAAAACAATGCCCGCTACGACATTAACGCCAGCGCTGCTAAACAGGTGATCTCTGCTGCTGGTAACAACCTTGTGAGTAGTCGCATCACTGGTAAAGTAGATATGAACGGTACAACGGCACTTGCAACCCAAAACCCTCAACCTGCTGTCAACAATGTGTTACGAGAAATACCACCAAGCGGGGAAATCACCTTCTCGGCTCCCGAAATCTCTGAAACTACTAATAGGCAAACCAACAACAGCATTTCAGCAAATAATCCTGTTCCTACAAAATTAAACAGTCAACTGCTGCCATCGTTGCCAGCCAATGTGCCGCTTTCTACCCCTATATCCAATCAACAGCAACCCACCTCTATTGCGGGTTTTCCTACTCCTAGCAGCTTGTCAGCTAAACAAATACCAGCTAATACTCAAGTTGCAACTCCCAGTCCAGCACAACCACCTGATACACCACAGTTAAATTATGTGCGGATTGAGCCTAAGACGATTGAGTTTACTGCTCCTGAGTACCCATCCAATTCAGTTGCACAGCAGCCATTACCAACACAAGAAACTTCTGCTCCAGGTGCTTCCGCACTTTTACCACTTCCTGACCGCAATATCCCTATTGCTAATAGTCGCAATATCCAAACAAGTTCTGCAAGTATTCCATATCGTGGTAACTCTGCAAAGCAATTTGGTGTACGTTATCGCGTAGTAGTGCCATTAGCAACTAATAAAGATCAAGATTTAGTGCGATTCCTTGCTCCTGGTGCGTTTCCCACAGTTTGGCAAGGTCAAAAAGTTATGCAAGCAGGAGTATTTAGCAGTGAATATAACGCTAAAGAAATGCTCAAAACACTCTATACTAACGGTTTAAGAGCCATTATGGAGCCGTTGAATTAA
- a CDS encoding thiamine phosphate synthase: MVTRIYENSQFDESTNGVVVMVEPYSQKEQIQQVVYRILDANLDRAREGLRIIEEWCRFGLNNAQLALECKRLRQEVAKWHTPELRAARDTPGDPGTELTHPQEEQRASIKSVLQANFCRIEEALRVLEEYSKLYQPNMAKACKQMRYEVYTLESSLMGHQRHQLLWRSRLYLVTSPHESLLNNVEAALKGGLTLLQYRDKTADDSLRLEQARKLRQLCHIYGALFIVNDRVDVALAVDADGVHLGQQDMPIAVARQLLGSQRLIGLSTTNKEEMQAAIAEGVDYIGVGPVYETPTKLGKVATGLEYVSYAAKNCSIPWFAIGGIDANNINDVIDAGAERVAVVRSLMQAEQPTLVTQYLLSQLNRIKPEL; the protein is encoded by the coding sequence ATGGTTACTAGGATATATGAGAATTCACAGTTCGATGAAAGCACTAATGGGGTTGTTGTAATGGTCGAGCCATACAGCCAAAAAGAGCAAATTCAACAAGTTGTTTACCGCATTTTAGATGCCAATTTAGATCGCGCTCGTGAGGGCTTGCGAATTATTGAAGAATGGTGTCGATTTGGGTTGAATAATGCCCAGTTGGCTCTTGAATGTAAGCGGCTGCGGCAAGAGGTTGCTAAGTGGCATACCCCAGAATTGCGGGCGGCGCGAGATACACCAGGCGATCCTGGAACTGAGTTAACCCATCCTCAAGAAGAACAACGAGCTAGTATCAAATCGGTGTTGCAAGCTAACTTTTGCCGTATAGAAGAAGCATTACGGGTGTTGGAAGAATACAGCAAGCTTTATCAGCCAAATATGGCTAAAGCTTGTAAGCAGATGCGCTATGAAGTTTATACCCTAGAAAGTAGTTTAATGGGTCATCAGCGTCATCAATTGTTATGGCGATCGCGTTTGTATCTTGTTACTTCCCCACATGAAAGTTTGTTGAACAACGTCGAAGCTGCACTAAAAGGTGGATTAACGCTTTTACAATATCGTGACAAAACCGCCGATGATTCTTTGCGTCTGGAACAAGCCAGAAAACTTCGGCAATTATGCCATATCTACGGTGCTTTGTTCATTGTTAATGATCGCGTCGATGTAGCTTTAGCTGTCGATGCAGATGGGGTGCATCTGGGACAACAAGATATGCCTATTGCTGTTGCTCGGCAATTACTTGGTTCGCAGCGTTTAATAGGTCTTTCCACCACAAATAAAGAAGAAATGCAAGCAGCAATTGCAGAAGGTGTAGATTACATTGGCGTGGGGCCAGTTTATGAAACTCCTACGAAACTAGGTAAGGTAGCAACAGGTTTAGAATATGTCAGCTATGCTGCCAAAAATTGCTCAATTCCCTGGTTTGCCATTGGGGGAATAGATGCCAATAATATCAATGATGTGATCGATGCCGGAGCCGAACGTGTAGCAGTGGTGCGATCGCTCATGCAAGCCGAACAGCCTACCCTAGTAACTCAATATTTGCTCTCCCAACTCAATCGCATTAAACCAGAACTTTAA
- the thiS gene encoding sulfur carrier protein ThiS — protein sequence MSNEITIQVNGETHNCSFQTSLPDLLQQLGFNPRLVAVEYNGEILHRQFWPQTKVQPGDRLEVVTIVGGG from the coding sequence ATGTCTAATGAGATTACCATTCAGGTAAATGGGGAAACCCATAACTGTTCGTTTCAAACTTCTTTACCTGACTTGCTCCAACAGTTGGGTTTTAACCCTCGCTTGGTGGCTGTGGAGTATAACGGCGAAATTTTACACCGCCAGTTTTGGCCACAAACAAAAGTGCAACCAGGCGATCGCTTAGAAGTGGTAACTATTGTTGGTGGTGGTTAG
- a CDS encoding IS701 family transposase: MKETTPAAMPPCFEKWCHRFDEAFTHKAQKRGFRHYLGGLLGESERKNLSQLALNAIGVEYHQLHHFLTEAPWSDSKINELRLEIMNQCSQTRISRGFSLIIDDSGHRKSGNFTDGVGRQYIGEIGKTDNGIVVVTTHLYDGRKSLPLDIELYQHANSLPEGKQDSEFEKKTELAIKLIDRTIERKYQPGIVIIDAGYGNNTSFLLELEKRQLKYLGGVAKNRKITINISENIQQTIRIDELAQSLPKEAFTEIQLNLDKPRIVWVVTREIEISQLKGKRNIAIVMNASTFSEATDIDYFITNVSTSTVTPEWIVNTYSQRNWVEVFYREAKGWLGLKEYQVRDKRSLLRHFILVFCAYTFILWHQMTGGLRRRWANKPLNTFTEALEAFRTAMSYRFFDWLTHNRDVFAAYKASLGYIWA; this comes from the coding sequence ATGAAAGAAACAACTCCCGCAGCCATGCCCCCGTGTTTTGAAAAATGGTGTCATCGCTTTGATGAAGCGTTTACTCATAAAGCCCAAAAAAGAGGTTTTAGGCACTATTTAGGGGGATTATTGGGGGAAAGCGAGAGAAAAAACCTGTCTCAACTCGCTTTGAATGCGATAGGAGTTGAATACCATCAATTGCACCACTTTTTAACTGAAGCACCTTGGTCTGACTCCAAGATCAATGAACTTCGATTAGAGATTATGAACCAGTGTAGTCAAACCAGAATTAGTCGAGGATTTAGCTTAATAATTGATGATTCTGGTCACAGAAAAAGCGGTAATTTTACTGATGGAGTGGGAAGGCAGTACATTGGAGAAATCGGCAAAACAGATAATGGCATAGTAGTGGTAACAACTCATTTATATGATGGACGAAAAAGCTTGCCATTAGATATAGAGTTATATCAGCACGCGAATTCTTTACCAGAAGGTAAACAAGATTCAGAATTTGAGAAAAAAACTGAACTAGCAATTAAGTTAATAGACAGAACTATAGAACGGAAATATCAACCAGGAATTGTAATTATAGATGCTGGATATGGCAACAATACATCCTTTTTATTAGAGTTAGAAAAGAGACAATTAAAATACTTAGGAGGAGTAGCTAAAAATCGAAAAATAACTATTAATATATCAGAAAATATTCAACAAACAATTAGGATAGATGAATTAGCACAGAGCTTACCTAAAGAAGCTTTCACAGAAATCCAATTAAATTTGGATAAACCTAGAATAGTATGGGTAGTAACTAGAGAAATAGAGATATCACAACTGAAAGGAAAGCGAAATATTGCCATCGTCATGAACGCTTCGACTTTCTCTGAAGCCACTGATATTGATTATTTTATCACCAATGTTTCTACATCAACTGTCACACCAGAATGGATAGTTAATACCTATTCTCAAAGAAATTGGGTTGAAGTTTTTTATAGAGAAGCTAAGGGATGGCTGGGGCTAAAAGAATATCAAGTTCGGGATAAAAGAAGTCTACTTCGACATTTTATCTTGGTTTTCTGTGCCTATACTTTTATTCTTTGGCATCAAATGACAGGAGGGTTGAGACGCAGGTGGGCAAACAAACCTTTGAACACCTTTACTGAAGCATTGGAAGCCTTTAGAACAGCTATGTCTTATCGTTTTTTTGATTGGTTAACCCATAACCGTGACGTATTTGCCGCTTATAAAGCTAGTTTAGGCTACATTTGGGCTTAA